From the Oncorhynchus nerka isolate Pitt River linkage group LG20, Oner_Uvic_2.0, whole genome shotgun sequence genome, one window contains:
- the LOC115102504 gene encoding 6-phosphofructo-2-kinase/fructose-2,6-bisphosphatase-like isoform X1 — MTLSVCALPNAYMTTNQEKNELTQTPLLKNWVPWLGMGGCKLNRRRGSSVPQFTNSPTLIVMVGLPARGKTYISKKLTRYLNWIGVPTKVFNLGQYRREIQSYKGFEFFRPDNEEAMQIRKACASNALKDVVIYFSKEHGQVAVFDATNTTRERRVSIVSFAKEKGYKVFFVESICDDPDIIAQNIADVKVSSPDYLNCDKEEALADFLKRIECYKQTYVPLDDEKDRHLSYIKIFNVGSRYLVNCVRDHIQSRIVYYLMNIHVTPRSIYLSRHGESNMNLLGRIGGDSGLSPRGHKYATALGTFIKSQHIKDLKVWTSHMKRTIQTAEHLGIPYEQWKALNEIDAGVCEEMTYEEIQDNHPEEFALRDQDKYRYRYPKGESYEDLVHRLEPVIMELERQENVLVVCHQAVMRCLLAYLLDKTSDELPYLKCPLHTALKLTPVAYGCKVEHVFLNIEAVNTHRERPGNVDVSRDPEEALKTIPDHF, encoded by the exons atgactctgtctgtctgtgctttgCCGAATGCCTACATGACCACAAACCAGGAGAAGAATGAGCTCACGCAGACTCCGCTGCTCAAGAACTGGGTGCCATGGTTGGGGATGGGAGGCTGCAAGCTAAATCGCAGGAGAGGCT CCTCCGTGCCCCAGTTCACCAACTCCCCCACTCTGATTGTGATGGTTGGACTGCCTGCCAGGGGGAAGACATACATATCCAAGAAGCTCACCCGCTACCTCAACTGGATAGGGGTTCCCACAAAAG TCTTCAACTTGGGCCAGTATCGCAGGGAAATCCAGAGCTACAAGGGCTTTGAGTTCTTCAGACCGGACAATGAGGAGGCCATGCAGATTCGCAA GGCCTGTGCTTCAAATGCCCTTAAAGATGTAGTTATCTACTTCTCGAAGGAACATGGACAAGTAGCT gtgtttgatgccaccAACACAACACGGGAGAGGAGGGTCTCCATTGTGAGCTTTGCCAAGGAAAAAGGCTATAAG GTATTTTTTGTGGAGTCCATTTGTGATGATCCAGACATCATTGCACAGAATATCGCG GATGTGAAGGTGAGCAGCCCAGACTATCTGAACTGTGACAAGGAGGAGGCACTGGCAGACTTCCTGAAACGTATCGAGTGCTACAAGCAAACCTACGTGCCATTGGACGATGAGAAAGACAG GCACCTGTCTTACATCAAAATTTTCAACGTGGGCTCTAGGTACCTGGTGAACTGTGTGCGGGACCATATCCAGAGCCGGATAGTCTACTACCTCATGAACATCCACGTCACGCCGCGCTCCATCTACCTGAGCCGCCACGGGGAGAGCAATATGAACCTGCTGGGTCGCATTGGGGGAGACTCTGGACTCTCTCCCAGGGGTCATAAG TATGCCACTGCCCTGGGAACCTTCATCAAGAGCCAGCATATAAAGGATCTGAAGGTGTGGACCAGTCATATGAAGAGGACCATCCAGACTGCAGAGCATCTGGGCATCCCCTATGAGCAGTGGAAGGCTCTCAACGAGATTGATGCA GGTGTGTGTGAGGAGATGACGTATGAGGAGATCCAGGACAACCACCCAGAGGAGTTTGCACTGAGAGACCAGGACAAGTACCGCTACCGTTACCCCAAGGGTGAG TCATATGAAGACCTGGTCCACCGTCTGGAGCCAGTGATTATGGAGCTGGAGAGACAGGAGAATGTGCTGGTTGTGTGTCACCAAGCTGTCATGCGTTGTCTGCTGGCCTACTTACTAGACAAAACCTCAG ATGAGTTGCCATACCTAAAATGTCCTCTTCATACGGCGCTCAAACTTACACCGGTGGCCTATG GATGTAAAGTGGAGCATGTTTTCCTAAATATTGAGGCAGTCAACACgcacagagagagacctggg AATGTGGACGTATCTAGAGACCCAGAAGAGGCCTTGAAGACTATTCCTGACCACTTTTGA
- the LOC115102504 gene encoding 6-phosphofructo-2-kinase/fructose-2,6-bisphosphatase-like isoform X5, with protein sequence MTLSVCALPNAYMTTNQEKNELTQTPLLKNWVPWLGMGGCKLNRRRGSSVPQFTNSPTLIVMVGLPARGKTYISKKLTRYLNWIGVPTKVFNLGQYRREIQSYKGFEFFRPDNEEAMQIRKACASNALKDVVIYFSKEHGQVAVFDATNTTRERRVSIVSFAKEKGYKVFFVESICDDPDIIAQNIADVKVSSPDYLNCDKEEALADFLKRIECYKQTYVPLDDEKDRHLSYIKIFNVGSRYLVNCVRDHIQSRIVYYLMNIHVTPRSIYLSRHGESNMNLLGRIGGDSGLSPRGHKYATALGTFIKSQHIKDLKVWTSHMKRTIQTAEHLGIPYEQWKALNEIDAGVCEEMTYEEIQDNHPEEFALRDQDKYRYRYPKVI encoded by the exons atgactctgtctgtctgtgctttgCCGAATGCCTACATGACCACAAACCAGGAGAAGAATGAGCTCACGCAGACTCCGCTGCTCAAGAACTGGGTGCCATGGTTGGGGATGGGAGGCTGCAAGCTAAATCGCAGGAGAGGCT CCTCCGTGCCCCAGTTCACCAACTCCCCCACTCTGATTGTGATGGTTGGACTGCCTGCCAGGGGGAAGACATACATATCCAAGAAGCTCACCCGCTACCTCAACTGGATAGGGGTTCCCACAAAAG TCTTCAACTTGGGCCAGTATCGCAGGGAAATCCAGAGCTACAAGGGCTTTGAGTTCTTCAGACCGGACAATGAGGAGGCCATGCAGATTCGCAA GGCCTGTGCTTCAAATGCCCTTAAAGATGTAGTTATCTACTTCTCGAAGGAACATGGACAAGTAGCT gtgtttgatgccaccAACACAACACGGGAGAGGAGGGTCTCCATTGTGAGCTTTGCCAAGGAAAAAGGCTATAAG GTATTTTTTGTGGAGTCCATTTGTGATGATCCAGACATCATTGCACAGAATATCGCG GATGTGAAGGTGAGCAGCCCAGACTATCTGAACTGTGACAAGGAGGAGGCACTGGCAGACTTCCTGAAACGTATCGAGTGCTACAAGCAAACCTACGTGCCATTGGACGATGAGAAAGACAG GCACCTGTCTTACATCAAAATTTTCAACGTGGGCTCTAGGTACCTGGTGAACTGTGTGCGGGACCATATCCAGAGCCGGATAGTCTACTACCTCATGAACATCCACGTCACGCCGCGCTCCATCTACCTGAGCCGCCACGGGGAGAGCAATATGAACCTGCTGGGTCGCATTGGGGGAGACTCTGGACTCTCTCCCAGGGGTCATAAG TATGCCACTGCCCTGGGAACCTTCATCAAGAGCCAGCATATAAAGGATCTGAAGGTGTGGACCAGTCATATGAAGAGGACCATCCAGACTGCAGAGCATCTGGGCATCCCCTATGAGCAGTGGAAGGCTCTCAACGAGATTGATGCA GGTGTGTGTGAGGAGATGACGTATGAGGAGATCCAGGACAACCACCCAGAGGAGTTTGCACTGAGAGACCAGGACAAGTACCGCTACCGTTACCCCAAGG TCATATGA
- the LOC115102504 gene encoding 6-phosphofructo-2-kinase/fructose-2,6-bisphosphatase-like isoform X3, whose amino-acid sequence MLAGMELPNMEYMMRRRCDSAASVPQFTNSPTLIVMVGLPARGKTYISKKLTRYLNWIGVPTKVFNLGQYRREIQSYKGFEFFRPDNEEAMQIRKACASNALKDVVIYFSKEHGQVAVFDATNTTRERRVSIVSFAKEKGYKVFFVESICDDPDIIAQNIADVKVSSPDYLNCDKEEALADFLKRIECYKQTYVPLDDEKDRHLSYIKIFNVGSRYLVNCVRDHIQSRIVYYLMNIHVTPRSIYLSRHGESNMNLLGRIGGDSGLSPRGHKYATALGTFIKSQHIKDLKVWTSHMKRTIQTAEHLGIPYEQWKALNEIDAGVCEEMTYEEIQDNHPEEFALRDQDKYRYRYPKGESYEDLVHRLEPVIMELERQENVLVVCHQAVMRCLLAYLLDKTSDELPYLKCPLHTALKLTPVAYGCKVEHVFLNIEAVNTHRERPGNVDVSRDPEEALKTIPDHF is encoded by the exons ATGTTGGCAGGGATGGAACTGCCCAATATGGAATACATGATGAGGCGCCGCTGTGACAGTGCAG CCTCCGTGCCCCAGTTCACCAACTCCCCCACTCTGATTGTGATGGTTGGACTGCCTGCCAGGGGGAAGACATACATATCCAAGAAGCTCACCCGCTACCTCAACTGGATAGGGGTTCCCACAAAAG TCTTCAACTTGGGCCAGTATCGCAGGGAAATCCAGAGCTACAAGGGCTTTGAGTTCTTCAGACCGGACAATGAGGAGGCCATGCAGATTCGCAA GGCCTGTGCTTCAAATGCCCTTAAAGATGTAGTTATCTACTTCTCGAAGGAACATGGACAAGTAGCT gtgtttgatgccaccAACACAACACGGGAGAGGAGGGTCTCCATTGTGAGCTTTGCCAAGGAAAAAGGCTATAAG GTATTTTTTGTGGAGTCCATTTGTGATGATCCAGACATCATTGCACAGAATATCGCG GATGTGAAGGTGAGCAGCCCAGACTATCTGAACTGTGACAAGGAGGAGGCACTGGCAGACTTCCTGAAACGTATCGAGTGCTACAAGCAAACCTACGTGCCATTGGACGATGAGAAAGACAG GCACCTGTCTTACATCAAAATTTTCAACGTGGGCTCTAGGTACCTGGTGAACTGTGTGCGGGACCATATCCAGAGCCGGATAGTCTACTACCTCATGAACATCCACGTCACGCCGCGCTCCATCTACCTGAGCCGCCACGGGGAGAGCAATATGAACCTGCTGGGTCGCATTGGGGGAGACTCTGGACTCTCTCCCAGGGGTCATAAG TATGCCACTGCCCTGGGAACCTTCATCAAGAGCCAGCATATAAAGGATCTGAAGGTGTGGACCAGTCATATGAAGAGGACCATCCAGACTGCAGAGCATCTGGGCATCCCCTATGAGCAGTGGAAGGCTCTCAACGAGATTGATGCA GGTGTGTGTGAGGAGATGACGTATGAGGAGATCCAGGACAACCACCCAGAGGAGTTTGCACTGAGAGACCAGGACAAGTACCGCTACCGTTACCCCAAGGGTGAG TCATATGAAGACCTGGTCCACCGTCTGGAGCCAGTGATTATGGAGCTGGAGAGACAGGAGAATGTGCTGGTTGTGTGTCACCAAGCTGTCATGCGTTGTCTGCTGGCCTACTTACTAGACAAAACCTCAG ATGAGTTGCCATACCTAAAATGTCCTCTTCATACGGCGCTCAAACTTACACCGGTGGCCTATG GATGTAAAGTGGAGCATGTTTTCCTAAATATTGAGGCAGTCAACACgcacagagagagacctggg AATGTGGACGTATCTAGAGACCCAGAAGAGGCCTTGAAGACTATTCCTGACCACTTTTGA
- the LOC115102504 gene encoding 6-phosphofructo-2-kinase/fructose-2,6-bisphosphatase-like isoform X2 — protein MTLSVCALPNAYMTTNQEKNELTQTPLLKNWVPWLGMGGCKLNRRRGSSVPQFTNSPTLIVMVGLPARGKTYISKKLTRYLNWIGVPTKVFNLGQYRREIQSYKGFEFFRPDNEEAMQIRKACASNALKDVVIYFSKEHGQVAVFDATNTTRERRVSIVSFAKEKGYKVFFVESICDDPDIIAQNIADVKVSSPDYLNCDKEEALADFLKRIECYKQTYVPLDDEKDRYLVNCVRDHIQSRIVYYLMNIHVTPRSIYLSRHGESNMNLLGRIGGDSGLSPRGHKYATALGTFIKSQHIKDLKVWTSHMKRTIQTAEHLGIPYEQWKALNEIDAGVCEEMTYEEIQDNHPEEFALRDQDKYRYRYPKGESYEDLVHRLEPVIMELERQENVLVVCHQAVMRCLLAYLLDKTSDELPYLKCPLHTALKLTPVAYGCKVEHVFLNIEAVNTHRERPGNVDVSRDPEEALKTIPDHF, from the exons atgactctgtctgtctgtgctttgCCGAATGCCTACATGACCACAAACCAGGAGAAGAATGAGCTCACGCAGACTCCGCTGCTCAAGAACTGGGTGCCATGGTTGGGGATGGGAGGCTGCAAGCTAAATCGCAGGAGAGGCT CCTCCGTGCCCCAGTTCACCAACTCCCCCACTCTGATTGTGATGGTTGGACTGCCTGCCAGGGGGAAGACATACATATCCAAGAAGCTCACCCGCTACCTCAACTGGATAGGGGTTCCCACAAAAG TCTTCAACTTGGGCCAGTATCGCAGGGAAATCCAGAGCTACAAGGGCTTTGAGTTCTTCAGACCGGACAATGAGGAGGCCATGCAGATTCGCAA GGCCTGTGCTTCAAATGCCCTTAAAGATGTAGTTATCTACTTCTCGAAGGAACATGGACAAGTAGCT gtgtttgatgccaccAACACAACACGGGAGAGGAGGGTCTCCATTGTGAGCTTTGCCAAGGAAAAAGGCTATAAG GTATTTTTTGTGGAGTCCATTTGTGATGATCCAGACATCATTGCACAGAATATCGCG GATGTGAAGGTGAGCAGCCCAGACTATCTGAACTGTGACAAGGAGGAGGCACTGGCAGACTTCCTGAAACGTATCGAGTGCTACAAGCAAACCTACGTGCCATTGGACGATGAGAAAGACAG GTACCTGGTGAACTGTGTGCGGGACCATATCCAGAGCCGGATAGTCTACTACCTCATGAACATCCACGTCACGCCGCGCTCCATCTACCTGAGCCGCCACGGGGAGAGCAATATGAACCTGCTGGGTCGCATTGGGGGAGACTCTGGACTCTCTCCCAGGGGTCATAAG TATGCCACTGCCCTGGGAACCTTCATCAAGAGCCAGCATATAAAGGATCTGAAGGTGTGGACCAGTCATATGAAGAGGACCATCCAGACTGCAGAGCATCTGGGCATCCCCTATGAGCAGTGGAAGGCTCTCAACGAGATTGATGCA GGTGTGTGTGAGGAGATGACGTATGAGGAGATCCAGGACAACCACCCAGAGGAGTTTGCACTGAGAGACCAGGACAAGTACCGCTACCGTTACCCCAAGGGTGAG TCATATGAAGACCTGGTCCACCGTCTGGAGCCAGTGATTATGGAGCTGGAGAGACAGGAGAATGTGCTGGTTGTGTGTCACCAAGCTGTCATGCGTTGTCTGCTGGCCTACTTACTAGACAAAACCTCAG ATGAGTTGCCATACCTAAAATGTCCTCTTCATACGGCGCTCAAACTTACACCGGTGGCCTATG GATGTAAAGTGGAGCATGTTTTCCTAAATATTGAGGCAGTCAACACgcacagagagagacctggg AATGTGGACGTATCTAGAGACCCAGAAGAGGCCTTGAAGACTATTCCTGACCACTTTTGA
- the LOC115102504 gene encoding 6-phosphofructo-2-kinase/fructose-2,6-bisphosphatase-like isoform X4, giving the protein MVGDGRLQAKSQERLLRAPVHQLPHSDCDGWTACQGEDIHIQEAHPLPQLDRGSHKRACASNALKDVVIYFSKEHGQVAVFDATNTTRERRVSIVSFAKEKGYKVFFVESICDDPDIIAQNIADVKVSSPDYLNCDKEEALADFLKRIECYKQTYVPLDDEKDRHLSYIKIFNVGSRYLVNCVRDHIQSRIVYYLMNIHVTPRSIYLSRHGESNMNLLGRIGGDSGLSPRGHKYATALGTFIKSQHIKDLKVWTSHMKRTIQTAEHLGIPYEQWKALNEIDAGVCEEMTYEEIQDNHPEEFALRDQDKYRYRYPKGESYEDLVHRLEPVIMELERQENVLVVCHQAVMRCLLAYLLDKTSDELPYLKCPLHTALKLTPVAYGCKVEHVFLNIEAVNTHRERPGNVDVSRDPEEALKTIPDHF; this is encoded by the exons ATGGTTGGGGATGGGAGGCTGCAAGCTAAATCGCAGGAGAGGCT CCTCCGTGCCCCAGTTCACCAACTCCCCCACTCTGATTGTGATGGTTGGACTGCCTGCCAGGGGGAAGACATACATATCCAAGAAGCTCACCCGCTACCTCAACTGGATAGGGGTTCCCACAAAAG GGCCTGTGCTTCAAATGCCCTTAAAGATGTAGTTATCTACTTCTCGAAGGAACATGGACAAGTAGCT gtgtttgatgccaccAACACAACACGGGAGAGGAGGGTCTCCATTGTGAGCTTTGCCAAGGAAAAAGGCTATAAG GTATTTTTTGTGGAGTCCATTTGTGATGATCCAGACATCATTGCACAGAATATCGCG GATGTGAAGGTGAGCAGCCCAGACTATCTGAACTGTGACAAGGAGGAGGCACTGGCAGACTTCCTGAAACGTATCGAGTGCTACAAGCAAACCTACGTGCCATTGGACGATGAGAAAGACAG GCACCTGTCTTACATCAAAATTTTCAACGTGGGCTCTAGGTACCTGGTGAACTGTGTGCGGGACCATATCCAGAGCCGGATAGTCTACTACCTCATGAACATCCACGTCACGCCGCGCTCCATCTACCTGAGCCGCCACGGGGAGAGCAATATGAACCTGCTGGGTCGCATTGGGGGAGACTCTGGACTCTCTCCCAGGGGTCATAAG TATGCCACTGCCCTGGGAACCTTCATCAAGAGCCAGCATATAAAGGATCTGAAGGTGTGGACCAGTCATATGAAGAGGACCATCCAGACTGCAGAGCATCTGGGCATCCCCTATGAGCAGTGGAAGGCTCTCAACGAGATTGATGCA GGTGTGTGTGAGGAGATGACGTATGAGGAGATCCAGGACAACCACCCAGAGGAGTTTGCACTGAGAGACCAGGACAAGTACCGCTACCGTTACCCCAAGGGTGAG TCATATGAAGACCTGGTCCACCGTCTGGAGCCAGTGATTATGGAGCTGGAGAGACAGGAGAATGTGCTGGTTGTGTGTCACCAAGCTGTCATGCGTTGTCTGCTGGCCTACTTACTAGACAAAACCTCAG ATGAGTTGCCATACCTAAAATGTCCTCTTCATACGGCGCTCAAACTTACACCGGTGGCCTATG GATGTAAAGTGGAGCATGTTTTCCTAAATATTGAGGCAGTCAACACgcacagagagagacctggg AATGTGGACGTATCTAGAGACCCAGAAGAGGCCTTGAAGACTATTCCTGACCACTTTTGA